The Toxotes jaculatrix isolate fToxJac2 chromosome 14, fToxJac2.pri, whole genome shotgun sequence genomic interval CGTAGGCTCGTCTGACACCCTGCCCTTTGACATCAGCAGGCCTGAAATGTACCACACAGACCCTGTTTATAGATTGTTGCCGATTTCCTTTCTGTGCTCAATGGTGCTTCTGTTTTCGATAGAGATTAACCGCACATGCACATACGTTATCAGTGGTGGAAGGTAACACGTAGCATTGAGGTGTTACAGCTGACTCAGcatgaaatattttcattgcagtatttttatttgtaattcaAACTGGAATTTCTATTTGTTCAAGGTAGATGAGCTTCCGTCTTTCGATGCACCCCCTGAAAACAGCAGGAGCACTCTCTGATTGATGATCAGTGGATTAGAGGAAAGCCAAGAAACAAATATAAATTTGTTTAACAGGACTTAATTTTTATCTGTCCTACCCAATTAATAATCTCATGATCTCTCAGAGTTTTCTTGTGACCGTTTGGAGGCAACCCGATCCTCAGGCTGGGAGCCGCTGTAACTGTTTATCAAGTAACTGAAACTATAGCACTACCTTAATATCCACAATATGTTTTAGTAACTAAGTATGTAATATATTTTAACATATATCAGTCACAGAGGCCAGTCTGCACCTGTGCTTGAGTAAAATTTTGAAGGGAGGACGTGTATTTTTagattgttgttttttcatttttacgtGCGTAAGGGATCTAAGTActtttccaccactgtacatTATAGACTATAGGCATGTTTACAGCACTCTCCATGCACACATTCCACACAGGCAGGcacacaggtacacaaacaGCAGGACTATTTACAAAGAGCTATCTGATTGTGATCACATTTTGCCTTTAGACGGCCCAGCCACAACAGCCTCCCTTATCTGCATCCTCCATCGGTTCCACACAAGAGCAACGTGCAGCCAGGCCCACGTTTGAGAAGCCCGATGCCGACGTGGAGGGCAGCGTCTGGGGGTGTAGAGCAGCTGTCTGCCCCGGTCAGGGTGGAGGGGGAAATGCTGCGGCCTTATCGTTCCTGTAATACAGCGCAGTTCAGTGGGCACAGAGGAAGCTGGGTCAGAGCTTGCAGACTGTGACGCTCTCAGATCCTTACTGGAATTCATGACAAAACAACAATAGGTCTGCGACTAATCTCATCTCTTCtgtgatgacaagaaaaataatcaggtttcagtatgatttaaaaaaaaaaaaaaaaaaaaaatcaaatgtaggTGTTGAATGCAGGCTCAGCAAATTTGTCCAGGCAAACGTGGAGCCTCTTTGttcatgaaaagaaagaaagttgtTATGGAAAGGGTAATAcaggcaaacagaaaaacagtattACCATGAAACAACAACCTAATCTTTAAATCATTACAGCAGTGCCACATGTTGTCTAATGAATCACGTACACAGTCAAAGCCCATATAAGTTGCTAATGGTTTGGAAGGTATCTGTTAGCTTTtgcagattcttttttttttttttttttttttggcagtttaagtattttttttttatgtagacAGTCACATTTTGATGAGAGGGACAACGTGAAACAATAAAGGTTGAGGGCCAGATTCAGATCTGAGTCTTCGGCCTGGATCTACGTGACCTCTGATAGCATCTCGGGAGTTTACATTTCGCTGCGGCTTTGTTTATCTCACCCCTACAGATGTGacatatttgatatttttcgTATTGTGTAGGctatgtctctttctctctctcagtttctcttcCCCTGCCTGAGACTGTGTTAGTGCAGTGCATGTTGAGAATCTCCTCCCATGCTCTCACTCTGACACACCAGAGAGCTTCAGAGCTACATGCCTCCCCCCctccctatttttttttctctctctctctctctatttgtcTTTGAGTCAGATAAGGACAAGCATTGATCAGGGTTAAATCAAGGGAAGGACACGTGGATTAAACGTGATTTGGTTTACAGTAGACCTTTATCTTGATCAGCCCACCGTGGAACCTGATTTCACAGTGAAGCTGGTTATTTGGGGAGAAAGCCAACACCATGTAGCTGCAGTGGCGGAGATTTGATAGAAAAATCTGACATCCACACTCTATATGAAAGTATGTTCACCTAATGTCAGgactgtgcccccccccccccccccccccccccaggtgTAGTGGGTTTCCCCCTCACACAGTTTTCAGTATGTTCTTCTGTATGTGTGCAAGCATGCACGTGTCCTCAAATGTGTCATCTTTGAGTATGCATATATGATCTCAGGATCCCaggggtgatttttttttctttctttttctttttttttgacaaacaaAGATGACAGTGTGCCGCTGCGTCCCCACAGGGATGTTCCCTTCCATGTCCGAACAATTCCTGAGCTGGCTGCACGCTGGGTAAAGAGCCCTGAGGAATCAGCACAAATGTCAGGCTGTTGCCGTGTCCTTAAATGCGTCGTGATTAAATGTGATTTGACACGGACGCGTGCTTTACACACGGGCTAAATGTCCAGGGATCcacttattattatttgatCACATACATCCAACCCCAGCGTGTTCTTTTCAAAGGAATAATTCAAGATCATAAGAGAAATGCAATTACTATAACGCATGTGTGTACTCCACATATCTAACTGTCACTAATATTATTCAGTTTTCAGGATGATGAGTTTGGATGAACCACTGCATGCATAATCCCCCTTCACCCAAtggaaaagtcagaaaaacttAAATTTTGGGTGTGTTTTGACATCTCTCATGCATCGGCTCCtcctgtgtgtattgtataactGCTGCCATACACATTCTGTGTATCTGAAGACATTTAAGACAGTTGCATGCAAAAGGCAAAACCACACTGGGAGAAACAATGCCATATCTGTGATGACTGCCGCCATGTTCGATAACTCGATgatttgtgacattttctggGAAGGACACATCCTGTTATTGTCCCAATCCTGCGTTTTAGAGTCCATGAAAcacaagacagacacacacacacacgcacacacacacacacacacatgcaagagGCCTTAGATGAACTAAATCCCTGACTGCTTCACCTGATCTTTTCCagattcatcattttcttttgagCTGAGCAGAGCTGTCTTTTCCAGCTCACTTCCTCACCCATCTGTCTCAGCCACTCTGAGCTGATCTCTGCCATCCACTCACACATGCCCAGACCACTATTGAATTATCCCGGAATGCCCCACACCAGCCTGTAGTCCTCCCACTGACTGCCCAGTTGACTTCAGTCCTTACTGTCAACccaactaaaaacaaacagcagctggccAGGAGAAACTCCAGgaagacatttgtttttataaagtgGATATGGAGAGAGCAGGTTTGTTTTGCTGGAAGTggttctcttcctctcttgccTTGGCTCCAGCCTGTGGGCCCTTTCAGAGCCTGGCTGGTAGAATGGAGAAAGGAGGTTGACTGGCTTGTCAGCTGGATTCACTGGCAGCGAGAGCCTCCGGCCCAGCCTGAACCCAGGCGGTTCACAGACACTGCTGCCGGGGGGCTGGGGGAAGTCCGCCTTCACCCTGCTGACGTCAGTCACCGGCAGACCACAAGACTTGTGTGTTAGACTTTCAAACAAACTCACTGCCCATTGCTATGGCACTGTGGACCACCACCATGGAAAACGCTAGTCCCTGTCTGTGCTCGTGTTTACCATAAACAGTTACCTCATTTTTTGCTGAATctaaaggaagaggagggtggtTCAGGTTTCCTGTTGTCATCCAGAAACTCCAAGATAAACAGAGTCTAATGTCTCCAATGTGTTCCTCAAAACTGAACCTGTGGGTCATTAATTACATATCACGCATTTAGAACATGTTAGGCTATTAAACTTTACGTTGTGTCAGAAACAAAGGACATCTAGATCAGTCTTTCTCAGCACTGGCCCAGGAGCACAGCCAATTTTGTCCTACCATGTAGTTTTCATAGCTCAGTAATGAGTGCCTTTTCAAACCGTGGTGACCAGATGAATGCAATAAACTACCTGGTGGAATTTTAAAAGAGAAGCAGTGTTCTGTACGTCGGGAGCTGAGCTGAGAGCTAATGGCAGTGCAAATATTTATGAGTATTTTTCAAGGTTTATCAACCCtaaagagacacaaaatcacACCCACAAAATCTGCAGCTTACACTAACACCTCAAAGCTGACTGAGCTCACACGGACTGTGAGAAGTGAAGAGGAGATTACATCAGTAAATCTCTTTACTTAAGTCttccttcttctgttttgtttcacttaGCCAAGACCCCAAAATCTGTAAAGCCATCTCTGCCTTCATGCTAATTTTACTCAACATGCCCTCCTGTTGATCACGTATTCCAGATGCTTATCGGCGGGTCAAGGTGCTCTCGGCTATGGGAGAGTGAATGCCCTCAGGGCCCGGCACATAGCGCCGCTATCTCTACCCTTCCTGTTTACATTGCTGGCTCGGTGTCCAGCGGCGCTGAACTCGTATCAGAGGGAGGAGATGTCACTGGTGTCACTGTAGGGAAGCGACTGAACATTCATTAtaattgtgttgtttgtgcttgtttcaCTCCACCAGGAAATACCTGAATGAAACACCCCTGGCTGCCTTTACGTCACGATATGTAGGtcaaacattttaacatttcattagtcatcatcatcatcatcatcatcatcatccaggCTGATGAAAGGATGATCAGAGGCCAATAAaactatataataatataaaaactaATACTTGTTGGTTTGCAGTAACTCTCGGACCACGATGTTCTGTAATACATGCCCATTTTAATAATCTGATAGAAAACATTTGTTGAGCACAACATACACCATTTAACCATATActgtgaggaaaacactgaaaaaatacatttgaaacaaTGTTATATATTTCAGCAAATATTCCTATAGCTGTACAATGACCCGTCACCGTACACAACGTACTGCAGTAAATATCCAGCCTTCATAATCCGCCaggaacaaaagacaaaaaacaaaaaaccttctTCTGCCCCTCACGTGAGGTGTTGTTGGTTCAGACTGTACAAACATTTCTGGCAGGAATCTCAAACCAAACGTTTCACTTGTTTGTtcaaattgtccaaaaaaaaaaaaaaaaattgaactgcATAACTTCCTGTTATGGTCTTATAGCAAAATGGCTTGCTGAATACAATAAATCAGAACCACCGGACGAGTTCAGTCAAACTGTGATTTGACACGTGGTAGTGCATATAAATATACAGTGAATATTATCAATCAATATCAATATTATCATGTACAAGGAAAAGGTAATAAATATACTGTTACAAACAGCTGAAGGGTCAGCACAACACAGCTGGGTGCAACAAGATTGTGCAACTGTGTAAccacttacatacacacacacgcacacacacacacacacacaggagataTCATGTCATGACATGatactgcccccccccccacccccaccccttatTCTGAAGGTTGCACCTTACAATGTGGTACCTTTAAGGTAGTGACGGACAGATCAGCAACCAGCTGCTGAACTGTCGACATATTCAAAGTGCTGGAATAATAACTACAAGATACAATTATCATATATCACTGACAGGTGTCGTTATAAATGTGCACGCAGTCTTACAGTCATTCAAAGTTCAGAATGAGTTACGGTGTAAAGCATGTTCACGAGGATGGAATGAAAGTTAACCACAACAgggcgtgtgtgtttgtttgtgggtgAGCTAATGAAAAGAGGAGAATCGCAAGGTGGAAACAAAGTTCCCATCCTGGAATATAGCTCAGCACAATACAGGGTTAtggaataattttttttttttttattcgatATTTTTGGTGTAATTTAACTTGCATTTGCCTGATCTTTTTATTTAGACACAGGAAAATGTAAGCAATCAATCTGAAAGTGCTTTCTTTACAAGATCtttggagtttttctttttttgttcgttagttttttgttttggactcaaaaatacaaaatgttttcccACTTTCAAGGAATCAGATCTATGAATAATTGAATTACTTGTAATGTATTATTGGAAAAAAATAGCTGGATAAATCAGTTGACTCTATAAACAACTAATGCTTTCcacactctcttcctctttctgtatGCCACAAAGTGCAAATTGTGCTGGGAAGTCGACTGATTTTAGAAATACATCCACTGAACGCTTTTGTGAGAACAAGCTTATACTATTGCCAGAACATTAGGAAGACTGTGTGAGACAAagatgtcctttttttttctagaaaatTAGACACATTTTACAGCTACATGAATGTGTtcaataaattataaaaacatttacaaaaggacatggctgtaaaaaaaaaaaggcacacaacttttttttgttgttgttgttttttgttaaacaaGTGTTAgaaaaaactacttggttacaAATAACTTGCTGACCAGTAGTTTTGCTTGGACACTTTGTCAGGTGGCATCCAATCTGGACACAATACAAAGAACTGtaatgaacataaaaaaatgtcctgaAGTGCAagttttggatgtttttttttttttttttaaacttgtcaAAGTACACGGATTCATATCGTCcacttcaccttttttttttttttttttttgtctgcgaGGACCAAGATTCAGCCCTGCCTCTGCAGTCCGACAGTAGTTCCTTCTTTAAAGAACAGAGGCTACACTCTTCCAGCTCCCGTCTGGGGCTCAAAAACAAACGGCCACAGGGTTTCCGAGCCTCCTTTGCAGGGGTGCCCCACATTCAGTCAGGCCCTCTTAGCCAGGCATCTCCAAAGAGCCAGATTGCAGGATTGCTCCACTGCAATAAAATGAATTCAGCCAAAAACAGCAAAACGTGCTGCACTCGAAGAATGCCGTCAGTTCAGCTATGTTTCCGCTGGGGAGACGTCACGCGTCGCCATTTCTACCCTGTCCTGATCAGAGGGATGGCTTTGGAGTGTCACAGCGTCACATCCGTCAGTTGTCTCCATCATCCCGCTCTCCCCGTCTCCACCCTGTTGGTCGTGGTCGTCCAGCGTCAGTTCAAACTGAAATTTACTCGCCACAGgtcccccctccacctccccgtGTGGGCCTCCTTCTCCGTCACTGGTGTAGAATGGAGGGGAGGGGCTTTGGGGGATCATGCTCTGGTACCAGTTCCTGTTGTCCTCAAGTGTGTCGAGGATGTCCTGTGCGTCGGGGTGGACCAGGTCGGCCCACGTCTCCCACAGAGGGTGGACGATGTAGTCGATGAAGCCAACCTGGAAAAAGAAACATGGGTGATGTCagcaagaaggaaaaacaaccaCAATGTTAACTTCCTATTTTTGgtactgggtgtgtgtgtgtgtgtgtgtgtttctctaccTGTGTTCTCTCCACTGacgctgtgtgtttgtcacacaTGGGGCTGATCTCCATcccccgctccctctctctgtctccctggtGGAAGAACTCATCCATGATCCTGTCTGTCCACTGCCGGTACAGATCCAGGGGTTTGGTGGGGTTGCTCAGGTCCGCACAGTGAACCATGTTCCGCAGAACCTGcacatataaaatcaacaatttaAGCGTCATGTATCTCTCTGGTACATATGACAGTgtgcatactgtgtgtgtaGAAACATGCCTCTTACCTGCATCCTGTCAGTATAGTTGTCCAGCAGCAGAACTCCAGAGCTGGTCACCTTCTTGGTTTCCACCATCGTCTTCAGATCAGCCAGCAGGCTCATGTGTTTAGACATGTCAGTTGCCAGTACctagaaagacacagacaatgATGTAAGAAATCATTTGAGAAAGGCGCAATAAAGTAGCCAAGGCATCATTTTGAAGGCTAAAACTGGCCCCGCGGCCTCAGACAGATACGCAGACGTTTCCTCACCATGTCTATGACCATTCTCCGGAGCGTCTGCCTCTGCTTCTTGCTGAGGTTTTGGAAGATGTCGCAGTTGTCTTCCTGCAGCAGTTTGAAGCCCACAGCCAGGTGGTGGTTCTCCAGCACTGACTCATCGTTGTACATCAGAGCCAGCTCGGAGTCTAAcggcagaggagggagggagaaaagacagGAAGGGAGAA includes:
- the LOC121192904 gene encoding cAMP-specific 3',5'-cyclic phosphodiesterase 4B-like isoform X2 gives rise to the protein MPEANYLFSVSWGYIKFKRMLNRELSHLSEMSRSGNQVSEYISNTFLDKQNELELPCPVPKSRERKRRQGQQQQQTQQTQTQQQQQGGMMTQISGVRKVSHTPSISGSTGNRFGVKTDQEELLSKDLEDINKWGLNIFKVAEHSHNRPLTCIMYTIFQERDLMRTFKIPTDTFVTFMLTLEGHYHSDVAYHNSLHAADVAQSTHILLSTPALDAVFTDLEILAAIFAAAIHDVDHPGVSNQFLINTNSELALMYNDESVLENHHLAVGFKLLQEDNCDIFQNLSKKQRQTLRRMVIDMVLATDMSKHMSLLADLKTMVETKKVTSSGVLLLDNYTDRMQVLRNMVHCADLSNPTKPLDLYRQWTDRIMDEFFHQGDRERERGMEISPMCDKHTASVERTQVGFIDYIVHPLWETWADLVHPDAQDILDTLEDNRNWYQSMIPQSPSPPFYTSDGEGGPHGEVEGGPVASKFQFELTLDDHDQQGGDGESGMMETTDGCDAVTLQSHPSDQDRVEMATRDVSPAET